In Phaseolus vulgaris cultivar G19833 chromosome 7, P. vulgaris v2.0, whole genome shotgun sequence, the genomic stretch taccaGCCACGTTATTCAAACTATTGGTGAgcttgtttaaaaataattcatgtTGAATATGAAAAGAATTATATAATTACCTCCTTGAGGATGGATGGAGTTGTAATGCACCTCTGCCCAAAAACTAAGAAAAATCACTGCAATAAAGAAAACATACAATAAGTTTATAATATATGATTGATGGACAGTTGAAAATGGTCGAAAAGTGATCAATACCCATAAATACCAAAGTCATCAATGGTTTACAGATTCATTGATTTATGAGTATAACACAAAATATTGATCAAACAATGCACAAATCCAAGTTTATCCAACAATTTTCTATAATTAGGTTTCTAGATAATAGATAGATAGATACTGATGGTACAGTTTTGTTTATTAGCATCTTGTGAGGACACCAAAGGTAATAAAAGAATGTCAAATTATGGCCAAGGTTCAGAAATATTTCAAGAACAAAGTGATGTGAACAGTTAATTAAGGAAATAAACAAGTTTAATGAGAAAATGAGACccaaaaaggaaaaggaaatttTAGAAGAGATGGAAGAAAATCTTACCTCCTCTTGGATTCTCAAAATTAGGAAGAATCTCTATGCAACAGGTGTCCTTGAAAGAAGTCACCACAAATATTCTAACACCATACTGgagagaaaaaaaggaaaacaattTTAGACATATTcagatattatttattattgctaTAAACTAAAAATGGCATTATCATTTTTTATCTGAAAGGTAGGAATTGCTAAAGCATCACTATGTTATAAGGCTAAAAATGGTGGAATCATCTAAGGGCAGAAAAATCCAGGTATAATTCAATGCctgaaaattttgaaatggaGGGATAGCcttgttaaaaaagaaaattttgaaaaacttgtttGGTCTATGTTCTCCTTTCTAGGAAAAGAGAAACATAAAATAAGTTATGCCAAACACTGCCTAACTGCCACAATTGAAAATATTCCAAGATCAATATGACGATAATTGGTCCATTTTTGTTAAGTAGGCACAACAGTTAGGTTGTCAACAGCCAAATTAATATATACGTTATTTCTAGAAAAATTAGTAGCCACGGGAACAAAATAATTGTTAAGCACGGCGCAAACTACCAAATTTGAAACTTGCAAACCACATGTTGTCAAAATCACTCACTACTAATTCGTTATTTCTCTGTAAGTTTGGCAAAAAAATCTAACAGCAAATGAAAGAGAATGGAACAAATTTAAACAAAGTTCAACAGAAGAAAAATAAGTAGCAAAACTTACCGAATCTGCAGCTGCTTGAAGAGTGACATGATCCCCCCATTCACCACTCCTAATTTCATTGATAGTGAAAGTAAAAGGAGTTACTAGTTAGCTCAAAACAAGTTAATCATATATATCGATcgatagaaagaaagaaagagatggGAGATCAGTTATTACTTAGACATTTTCTCCAAATATTCGCCATATTCCATGGGAACATATCCCTCATAAATCTCTGGATGAGACCTTAGCTGGTTAAAAACACCATTCAGCAATCAGAATCCAATAATATTGTGCAGAAGTATCAAACCAGACATTAAGATTTAGGCAACCATAATAAAGCATAATCCACTAGACTAGAGTAAAAACCTGTTTCACAACTTGTTGTCTCACATTGTTGTGGTGATCAGGTGTGTCAAACAACTGATCAGATAATGCACGGAACTGGAGAggaatacaaataaaattatgatttgATACCATACCGTAAATATGGAACTAATGATAAAAAACTGATGAATACATGCACATGTTGATAAACAAAAGAATTGGAaggaataaatataaaaagcaACAAACCTGACAATTACCATCACCTTGTACCGTATGCTCCACAAAGTCATATAACTGCAATCTGTTTGAAAATATAAGTGGCTTAATTTGGCATGTTTATAAGTCAAATAGAAGAAACAAGTTgatgaaataaattattctttcAATCAACATAAACCTTAAAAATTACAAATGGGTAAAAAAAGAAAGCACTCAATGCAACCCATATGTTACTATGATTACACTGTACCGGCAATTATTAAATTGGCGGATAATAAAATATGCATCATAACAACCTTTATAGTTTTTCACCAAGGAGGAATAATACCTATCCAGAAGCCTTTGATGATCTGAAGTTGCTTCATCAATTGAAGGAATTTCTCCATTAATTTTTGGAACATGCTACAAAATAGGGTAAAAGAAAACTTTAGGCACCACAGTCCAATCTACAGATCACAGAACAGATCAAAAGAGGCTAAACATACAGGAATTGGAACCATCTGACTCAATTTCCTCCCTATTTCATCATCAAGTGGATAATTGTCAGTTAGCTCCAATGAGCTTTCCTCTGCTTCAGAAGGCCTACAACATAATGAACTAGAAGGTTTTATGTCCCCAATTCCATCGTAGGTATAATCATGACctgaatatgaaaaaaatgattGAATTAACCAAATCCATGCAAAATAGATATTTCTAAGCCAAAAATATGCACATTGACGCTTTGACCCTTAAATGATACCTCCTGAACAATACATCATCGATGTGTTATGCCAATCATATGTGGGCTCAGAAGCACGGAACTGTTCTTCTTCATTTGCCTGTGAATATCTTGAACAATCAGCAATATCTACTCGTGAAAATTGTTCTTGAAGAGCTCGTGCAATGATCTCGTCGTTCTCTATTTGGTTACGTTGAGTAGCATAATGGCTATGGAAGTGGTGCCCATTATTATAGACATCACCAGTATTAGGCTGAGTTATGTCACAATAGTATCCAGGGCTATAAGCAGGGTCACAGCCAAAAAGATTAATACCCCACTGCACAACATCTGAATTCTCATACAACTCCATCTCTTAGTATGAAACTTGACTACAAATCTGAAAGTCTTCTACAAGACAACGTTCAAATGATTCCACACCGAGAACAATACAATACAACTGCCAAAATAAGCCGTACATTAACAGATTGACTTTTACCAGTAATTATGGCAATGATATGCTAAATCAAGAGCAAATCATAACATTGAATACAAGCAGACCAGGTACTGCGTGTCCAATTAAACTGAATTATTAAAGATCTAAATTAGAATCATTGATCCAAATATGAGAACTATATCCTAAAAAATAGATTGTGTGTGATTATATCagttaataaaacaaaaactgcTACCTGTCTGTCTggtataattaatataaaactatCAGAATTGTTCGCAACAAAATTGACAAGCAAATTTTACCGTATGCATTATCATGTGCCCTATGGTTGATATGTGATATTAGAAGATTTTTTGCTTTTAAGTGTTTTCGCAACAGCAACAACAACAATCAATCCTCTTCCACTACCTAGGATTTATTACATGGTCAGATCATTGTCGTTAGATTttatgaaaaaacaaaattccACTAAAACCAATTAAGTACAATATGTTCTTAACTTCCTGCACATCAAAGTTTGACAAGTTGAGAATAATGCAGTCACAAACACAACTACCTGCTTTAGCATGACGGGCCAAAGACTACCTTTCAGTTTCAAATACGGGAGTTATAAAAACTTAGCCTAACCTAAGTAATAATATACCTTCTTgcctcataaaaaaaaaaaaatgatttggCACACAAGGCTCTATCAATATTCTAAGATTTGGGAAGGAATTGGAAATCCATGTTTCTGACTACTCTATCTCCGCAACTACTTTAGCATGAGTCAAACCATAACTGAAATCCATGGCATCCTACAAAATATAAACCTTTTCAATTCACAACAACAAAAGAATAATCCAATCACAACCCTCAAGATTATAGCTTACACCTATCCAAAAGAAATCCAGAAACACTAGAAAGGAAAAAATTTCAATTTGGAACAGAGCTAACTACCAAACCATgcgaaacaaaaaaaaaaacaaagaaattaaaCAGCACAACCAATTAACCGAACAAAACATCAAAGTAAGAATCACCCCACCTCGGATTCAACACCAACTCAATTCAAGCAATCCTCAAACTTGAAAACAAAAGTGCAGAGACACCCAACAACAACAAGGGGTGGTACGAACTATGCAATAGGCAATAGATGAGGATGAAGAATAGAATATTTATGGTGAGAAAGAAATTGGAAGAAAAAAGGTGCAATTCACGCGTTTATATACAGTTTGCCACGGCTTTAAAGATGGAACACCTTCTGCCACTGCTGCTTCATTGTTTTCGTATTTTGAAGCACTGCGCAGCATTTTTAACGTATTTCTTTAATCCCAAAATTTCGTGaaaatctaatttataaatttgctACCCATTTGACCATTTGTCATGATTTAATcatcattattaaattttggTAAGGTGGGGAATGGTTGAAATAATTTGTATCAGTGGCCGTTGATTAAGGTTTGAGCTGATGGTTCAGATTGGTTGCCGAATGAAGAAGGTATCAAAGCCAACGTCTCTGATTGGATCGGTATTCTCTCTTTCAAACAATTTAATTCGTATGTACTTAACTtcacttttaaaaattattaactatAGTAGAgactcaaaaataaaaaatttaatctaaaatttatttatttttcgcATGCTAAATTAATTAAGTTATTGTTGATGGATGGTTTTTaagaatttattataaaattattctcCCTCACGTCACATGTattcaattagaaaaaaaaactcacaaaaaatatcaagtaaatattataatattctataaaaaaaatgaaatattttttaaaaaactattatgagtacaatttaatttatatttttaaaaaacaatcatAAAATTCAAAAAGATTTTATGGACTTAtaagaatataaattatttcattcctttaaaaaatcataaatattatatatctttacttttctttatgattaaatgtatttttatataatatcttatttttCAGCATTAAATGAATAAAGTAAATTTTTaagcattattattatttttcttattttagtggcaactaattattataaaataataataataataataataataataataataataaatatcaaatattgaATTAACATATGAAaatgaaagaataaaaaaattaattaaaaaattagtagAAAAGctcacaaaaaataaataaaaaaacataaattccTAGTTCATTTGTCACTCTTAATTAAAAAAGATAGAGGATATGTAAATGTGTCAATCATTTATGATGAATGAATTCTAATATGTTACCATCTAgttattttatttctctttttggTAAAGACGAACATAAGAAATTGAAGTTGTCATTTGCAATTTAAGGTGGTGTTTACATGAACTCATATAATATGCATCTTATAACATTAAAACACAAGTCTTCcattttataaagtttaatttatatatatatatatattatcaagtTATATTATTTGcacataaaaatttaattagaatTTTCTAACACCTTActtcattaaattttaatttttcactatTAATTTGTTTCCTTCTTGTATATTATTTTCCATAAAATTTATAACTACATTTGTTAACCACAAACTAATCTAGACATGTTGCTGGAATTCAATAATAGTCATCTCATTAAAAAAGCGTTTTAAAATCCAATAAGTCATAACAACATGTGTAAAAGtcaaatcagaaaaaaaaaacatttattgatCAGTCACaagtaataataacaataatctAGAAATTAATTGTAAAAAGCAATAACCtaaaacaatataataaaataattatacttataaatgtttgaaataagaaaattaacCACGGGTAAAAAGATAAGATGGTGCTTCAACAACAATTTTGCAACTAGTCCAAATATAATAGCAATTGATTCTGAAAATTTTCTCTAGTAAAATAACCTATataatgaatattaattaaatgaacatattttttttataatatcataGTTGTAATAAGATATTAATTATGTATTAACtacttatatatattatcttcTATTATCATCTCTAATACTTCAACGTTAAAAACTTTTATtcataactaaataaataaatataatagttCTCATAACAAATATCATATTGTATGCTTCATTAAAGATTAAGACAAAATTAAGTAATCTCTCGTCTACAATCTTCTTACCTCAACAAAAgttattacaaaattatatacatttttttccttAACAAAAAATCACACAatttctcatatatatatatatatatatatatatttcacatAATAAGATTATCAAGGAATTACAACCAAAATCTTAAGACATGATGATTTCTGAAAAACAAGTATTAAGTAGAAAACAGGAAACTAACATTTGATTCATATATGAGTACACAATTACTCACATACAATTAATTAAAGGGACATTACAGTTAATTTAATTAGCACAATAATTTGCTAAAGATACTCAAAAGCTATCTTATACAGATAAAGCacggtaatataaatagcaagAAATGCAacaattttatttgaaaaaaactttAACAACAATTCAATTAACTACAGCACTTCagctaaaaaaaattcttttatctATATATCTTTATGTAAAAGATAAAGCTAATCTTAAAGGAATAATTTTCTTTAGAATTCCCAATCATAATACTATTCACGTAAACAGAAATGAGAGGATTCATATGGATATTGCTGATATGTTCCCCATTGATTTGGGATATTGAAAGTTAGACTATGAGACTTAAACACGCCTCTTAAATGATGTGTCGGTGTTGGACACAtgtatcggacaccgacacttGTAAGATATTTATAGGACAAGTATATGTGAAATGTCTAAttcaaaagatttttttttggatttctgATAATTGTaatacggttctaacacaatttagaaaggagaaatacattaattttttaaaaactcaaatatatTGTACAAtcttttattatgattataaaaataagatataaaTCCTGTTGAACCAGCCATAAGAAATATCTTTTGGCTAAACAAAACTGAAACATACattgcacataaatctttattataagtttatataattcacaattatataatatataaatctgtGTCCTCGtgtcttatattttaaaaattatacgtatCTGTGTTCGTGTCCGTATCATATCAGTGTTCGTATAAGAGAGTCTGTACTACATAGAAGTTGGGATGAAGAATAGGTAAAGAAATATGAGAAAAATAATGTGACTTGTAAGAACTaatggagaaaaaaataaaataacgtaTGTATATAAAATGTCTAACATAACAATTATTATATTCCTAAAAAAGATATACTTTGAAGTTTTATAGGTAGATCCATAATAGATTAGGGATACTCATATAGTAGATTATAGGtgtctttttattattattattattattattattattattataaaataataattaaaaatattaacattaataaataaaattattaataaaaaataatttactagtagtttattttactattttcatTTAATTCAAAGAATTTTTTTCACTCCCTTTCTTCCTATGGTCTACTAGAAAGAAAGCATTAAGTAGTAGGCAACTCTATTTCAACATAGTAAAGGtaataattacattttattACCAAAAGTAGATGTATTTTTGAAGAGTGGTATGAACAAGTATTTATCCTATTAAATCTGTGCAATTTGACTCGCAAAATTATCGGAACTATAGATGCATcgaataaaatttcaatatgcatattcataaaaaaaatgtgcgTATAAAAAGATATAGAATTTACAAATGAAGTATTTTACATCCATTAAGTGTAATTTTCACTTTGTCTTGTGGCTTCTCTAAGAGCAGCTAATGTTGATAGCTAGCATATCACAGAAATCCAGCCTCGGCCTTGAAATTCACAATTCTTTTCCTCTTACCTACTTCAATATAGCATCCATAAATATTTCATCAAATAGCTTGATAACCTTGAAGCACCCCTAAGTGGCACAAATAGTTTATACACATTGGTAGGGGAGATGAAGAGTTTTGACACTTTTTTGTGTGACAAAAATAGCATCAACATGAGCTGCTCTTTGTGGCTTCCAAGTATAGCAACAATAAATCATTATTGTCAAAAGAAACTCTGCCTCCAATTCATTGCCTTGGCCAGCATAAAGTTACAACTATCTACATGTTCTTAAAAGTTTTGGCCTCCACATCCTTAACCAATTACAATCTGGTTTTTGATCCATGGTAATTTTCTTGTTCACTGTTTCAGTATCCTGAGAAGCTTCTTCTGAGGCTACAACACTCTTCAAGGGTGGCTGTGGATTAGTACTCACTGAAGACTCCACAACCTGAGTCACCATTTGTAACACTTCACTCATCTTTGGGCGATTCTTTGGGTTTCTGACCAAGCATTTGTTGGCTATTACAGCAAGTTTTTGTGCCGACTTGAAGAGGTGTTTCCTCTCAAGTCTTGGATCCAATATTATCTGAAATTTCCTACCATCTGAAAGGTATGGCCTTATCCATTCCAACATCTTCTGCTCACCCTTGGGGCGATTTCGGTCAATAGGACGCCGGCCAGTAATCAGCTCATAAAGGAAGACACCATAGCTCCATACATCACTCTTTGATGTAAGACGTCCGGTTTGAACATACTCTGGAGCTGCATAACCCATTGTTCCAACTACCTGATGAATAAACCGACCATATGAACATAAGTTGTATGCTGATCCACAAGATTCCAGCTCTATATAGTTTGTTATATATGAACATAAGTTGTATCACTTAGCTTTTAACTACAAAAGGGAAAATGTATTCATCAATGTGATCATGTTAAATATGACAGTAGTCAACAGAAAATAGAGTAATTACTTGAGTAATGTTATATCCACATATAATATCTAACTGATTCTCTGAATACTAAATAAAGCATTTAATGAAAAGATAACAAATGCAGGTTTGAATTGGTGTAGAATGAACTATTAAGTAGGAAAACTAGATGGAAGACGTTGCAGGAGGGTTTATATTACTCATTGGATAAGAAATGAATTCATTTTTTCAACACTTAAAGATTTTTGTCAAAGGGCACCTAGAGAGAGTTTGTGATATCGTTTGGagatttcataatatataaaatgggtgcaaacctcatcttatgaaccggttgagttagacttaaagtccacttcgtaataacaTCCAGTATTAAATCATGATTCATATGATGACATGACCATTTTTACTCGGCcttataaaattgttaaaaggCAATTGATGCATATAGATTGAGATCTCTCTATTCTTAATTTCTTATATACAAAACACCTCTCTTGCTTATTACATCTCTGCATATATGTGAACATCATATTAATATGTGACATATGAGATCAATAAACAAAACCATACCGCTGTTGAGACATGAGTTAACCCATCAGATGGTCCTAATCTTGCTAGCCCAAAGTCTGACAGCTTTGCCTTCCACTGCTCGTCCAAAAGGATATTTGAAGATTTGAAATCTCTGAAAATTATCTAAACAACCCAACACATACAGTCAGCACAGAAACACCAAGCTGCACAACATATATTTAAATagcaaattaaattaaatttcaaaagaatTCCAATTTAGCTCTTCCCATCTTCCTTCTATTGGGATGTCTAAATGAGATCAGAACAATTAAGTTTCTAGTTTCTAGACAAGGAAATGAAGGCATCATCTAATTGATTAGTAAAGTTATGATATATTACCTGAAAATCCATTTCCTCATGCAGGTATGTTAAGCCTCGAGCCGCATCTTGGGCTATTTTCAACCTCCTACTCCATGGGAGAGGAGTTTCTGATCGTGATGATAAATGATGTTCCACACTTCTGTTGGGCATATATTCATAAACCAGAAGCCTCTGGATTCCTctttcatcatcatcagcacAGTATCCCACTAGTTTCACCAGATTCGGATGCTCCACAATACCCAGAACATTCACTTCTGTTACCCATTCCTTGTGCCCCTGTAATCCAAAAGTAGCAAACATTTTAATGTAGAGTAAAAGGTACAGAAAAGCAATCAGAAAACCTTACTATACATCAAAAGTTGTTGGAGAAGTAAGGTTTTCAAATGCAATAAAAACTTGAACTGTGGGAAGATAATACTCATTATTAACTTCTAATTGTCTTGAAGCAACTCATGTGAACAGAAGCACCTAAATCTGTGTAACGAGTGCTTGAACAGAAAAATCtattagaaaattaattaatggTTCTAAGACATCTCTAGCAATGAATCAACGATTCAAAATGCTTCTTAAGAGGAAAAAGTAAAAGGAAACTCCTTGCCTGAATTCCTCTTCTGCCAAGCTGTTTAACCGCAACTTCAATTTTTGTGGAAGGATCATCTACACTCTTGATCAACCCCTTGTAGACACACCCAAACCCACCCTCTCCAAGCATCACACCGCGACTAAAACTCTTTGTGGCTGTTCTTAGTTCGGGAACAGTAAATACTCTGAGGTTGCTGGGTCTTTGCGACAAACTGGGAAATGCACTTCTCCTAAAGGAGTCTGTGCTGGTGTCTGAGGCATCCATAGAGTTCAATTCAGAACCAGATCTCCTCATCTCAGCCTCAACAAAAGTAGAACTGTTGGACCGACCAGATATCGACTGCAAGCGTTTCGCACCATCCTTCTTCTCTCCAAAGTAGAATGGAAAACACTTCATTGCTACCTCACTTGAACTAGACtgcattttcaaaaatattgaaGAACAAATTAAGAAACGTAGACTCAATGAAAAGTAACATGAAATCTGAATTGAAGATCATACATGATGATTTAGAGTGCTTGGTTTCACATCCTACATATAACTTTTTCACGTTTACTAAGAATAGTGGTTATTTATAGCTTCCACATCCCTGGCATGATTTTCTACTTCCTCAACAATTTTTCAAACGCACTTTCTTTCCTAATTCTTCACCAATTCAGAAAGGAGAAACCCATTTGGAGCCTCACTACTCCATCCCCCTCCCAACAACTCCAATTTCAGTTAACCCAATCAGAAATCGTGTTAACTAATTTTAGCCAACATGATCCACAGAACCAGTCCTATTCTAGAAGTCAATTTTTCAAGTAAGTCAAATTTCAAATCATCAAGTTGACATAGAATTGGTAACAAACCAAAATTTGTTTGGAAAACAAAACTAAGAATGGCATGTGTCTCCAAATTAAAAAGAGGGATTTAAGGAAAATAGAAACCTTTATATACCTTTTAACTCATTTCATTTGGGATCAACTGCAGGCCTTactttacaaaaaaaaacaaaaaaacaaaaaacatatcTTGATTCTAAATCTCACCTTAAGTTCAAATAGATATAATTTGATCCCAAAAAGCTTCGGCTTTTCTTACTCAACAAAACCAGAAATcccttttttctcttttgtgtTTGGCATCCAGGTTCTGACAAGGGAGACCCACTTAAGCCATTGCTTCCAAAAAGAGGAGAACAAAGAGAAAGACTCTGCTCTGCAGGACTTGTAGGGTCAGCTCACCAACCAAATTGGAAGGCAAACTAAGCAAACAACCTCAATTGATACAATTTGATATTTCTTACAGTAGTATTGTTCAAGATCCAAACTTTGTGTGGTGTGAACGTGACTTCCGGATTCGAGAGACCAAGTAATAAAGAGGtgaagaaaagaagagaaacaaaCAGAGCCAGCTTAAGTTGTTGTGTTCTTGGGCGAGCAAGAAGCATAATTGGGTTTGTCAAGTCAAGGTGATACACGCAGCCTtgtctcttttttctttttggtgGATTCACACGTATACGTGGAGAGTTACTTCATTTCGAGTAGAAACTTAAAAGGTCGATAGAACAAGTCAATAAGACAAACTTTGCAATTTGAACGTTACACCGCAAAGttcaatttgtttttatttccttttttaacCTTAATAGACTCCAAATAGAAAGCAAGAGGAAGACGGTGTTGCCAAAAGAAAACGCAAAATATGCTTTTATTTCACTAAATTTAGTTTTAGATTTCCAAATATCTTTGTCactttaaatttcaaatatactgttgtttatttttttcaaatactatgtacattatttttatttttctataactACTTGAAAAGACTGAAAATGAcgtattctaaattttaaaaaaaattaaaataatttaaaaaagacaAAGTACAAGGATGTAAGAGGAAATagtaaatgttttgtattgttGTACCAAAGGGATCCCGAAGACCTTCGTGGAGGTTACCGAGAGTTGACCGTTGACTGGGTCAGTAACATGAATTGTGATTTGTGAAGGATAatgaatcaattgtttttgcCTTTACTTGGTTTATAAAAGTGTTCCGTCAAGTTAAGACTTTGTTTTATGTGTTAAGTTGGAGCTTTATATCTGGCCACTTGTATTATAATTTCCAGTTTTAAAGCAAAACGCATACTAAATTTAAGGTTAACAAAGTGCCACTTAATAAAGTggtttatattttaatgttgTCTGAAGATACCGGTTACTAAACATTAGTTCCATTTGAATCTATCAGTGTTAAGAATGTTATTTtagaaatgaaattaaattgtgttcaaagagaaatatttatttaatgcgtactcataattaattaaaaattaattatttataatatctgtacattttaatcaataataacTACAATTAGAAGTGagtcagtttttttttttctttttatcatatTACTTCTAGAATGCTTTGACTAAAATATACTATTATTTGAAgatatttaatgaaaaatatttattttgaagaaaTTAATACTAAAATGGACTAAAAAATAAAGCATAAGAAAGTGTATGGAAAGTGTTTTAGCTGAAAGGCCAAAACGAAACCAtgcagagaaagagagagagagagaatatgGAAAGAATGTACATGCTTGAATCTAGCCACCCATTTCTCTCGGCCATTTCTTCAATCCAAAACCACGTCCTTTCACCTTTCCCTCAAGCTCCACCATTACCAATGACCAAACCTTTCacctttcacctttctctcctctccTTCTTCCTTTCATCCATGCCATGCTTTTCTCCATAGCGTGCTTCCTTCATCCTCCTCCACACTACGCCAATGAGGAACCATGTTTCTTCCCTctctttccttctgctgttgATCCCTTTCTTGCCTCCGGTTCAATGCGCCGATAACACTTTTGCACCATCCTTTTACACCGAAGAAATATACAAGGAGCTTGAAAACCTCGCTATTCTGTTAAACAAGGACATTAAAGCAGGTTTAGGTTTCTGCATCAAGGATGTGTGAGTCAGTCCTTTTCTATCATTGCTTCCTCCTATACTCCTCCACGTAACTCATGTTCCTTCTAGTTATTCACCATGTAGTAACCAACCATGCACACATGTTAGATTAACTAACGCGTCCCAATGCCAGAAATCATGGTATGAAAAGAACCTTGTAAATGGGGAGGGTTATTTCTCGCAACCTTGTATGAAAAGAACTGAATCTTGATTCAAACCCATGATCAATAGTGGGTTACTACTACTGCACAGCTTTACTAATACTTAAAGGCTTAACCTCAAAGTTAATGTTTggttaattaagataaaaactGTTGGagataaaacaaataataaatatgggTTTGAATGGAGGATTAGTTCCCCTTGTCCCCGCTAAAATCTCACCTGGTAGGCAACCCTGTTGAGGGAAATTCCTTGACACCTAAGGACTTGTTGAGTAGTTATGATTATGGAGTAAGCTTATGCAGTGATTTTTTAGGCGAGTCTCTGCTGGTAAAATCAACATGCCATTTGTGTCTTGCTTGATAGTATTGGAGTTGTCTTTCAATTTTA encodes the following:
- the LOC137828819 gene encoding OVARIAN TUMOR DOMAIN-containing deubiquitinating enzyme 12-like, with the translated sequence MELYENSDVVQWGINLFGCDPAYSPGYYCDITQPNTGDVYNNGHHFHSHYATQRNQIENDEIIARALQEQFSRVDIADCSRYSQANEEEQFRASEPTYDWHNTSMMYCSGGHDYTYDGIGDIKPSSSLCCRPSEAEESSLELTDNYPLDDEIGRKLSQMVPIPHVPKINGEIPSIDEATSDHQRLLDRLQLYDFVEHTVQGDGNCQFRALSDQLFDTPDHHNNVRQQVVKQLRSHPEIYEGYVPMEYGEYLEKMSKSGEWGDHVTLQAAADSYGVRIFVVTSFKDTCCIEILPNFENPRGVIFLSFWAEVHYNSIHPQGDAFKKNKPIDPDIPSSDSKKKKRWWNFGTKH
- the LOC137828820 gene encoding serine/threonine-protein kinase PCRK1-like, translated to MKCFPFYFGEKKDGAKRLQSISGRSNSSTFVEAEMRRSGSELNSMDASDTSTDSFRRSAFPSLSQRPSNLRVFTVPELRTATKSFSRGVMLGEGGFGCVYKGLIKSVDDPSTKIEVAVKQLGRRGIQGHKEWVTEVNVLGIVEHPNLVKLVGYCADDDERGIQRLLVYEYMPNRSVEHHLSSRSETPLPWSRRLKIAQDAARGLTYLHEEMDFQIIFRDFKSSNILLDEQWKAKLSDFGLARLGPSDGLTHVSTAVVGTMGYAAPEYVQTGRLTSKSDVWSYGVFLYELITGRRPIDRNRPKGEQKMLEWIRPYLSDGRKFQIILDPRLERKHLFKSAQKLAVIANKCLVRNPKNRPKMSEVLQMVTQVVESSVSTNPQPPLKSVVASEEASQDTETVNKKITMDQKPDCNWLRMWRPKLLRTCR